The DNA segment ATACCAACAACAAGCAACTGTCGAGTTTATCGGGATCATAACAGATCTCCATGGCAAGGATCCTCGTTACTTTATTATAGACACCACAACAGGAGAACGCATCAAAGTATACATTCGCCCTGAACTGGAGCCCCAAATCAAAGAGTATTACAAGGCAGTCCCCGTGAAAGTTACTGGCTTGATGGCCAAAAAGGCCAAGAGCCGAGAAATCCGAGAACTCAAAGGATTAAGTAAGCAGGAAGAGGTCCCACTAGATAGGATAGGTAAATTCAGACTCAAACAACCCGTGCTTGTAGAACTTGGTTATGATATGGAAGACAACCTCTGGATTTTGAGGAATGAACAACTAGCTATTGAGGGCTACGGTAAAACCTACCAAGAAGCAATGAAGGACCTTGAAGATAGCCTCGAAGGACTGATCATCGGCTTCCTAGCCTTCAAAGACGAAGACCTAGCAGAATCTGCAAGGAAGATAAAAAAAGAACTCTCCAAGTACCTAAACCTGAATGATCTCTCACACAAGTACAAACCAGTCGTCATAAAGCCTCTTCCTGTAAAGGAGGAGTGACCAATGCCAATGAAACGTGACCATCTTGTCTCCACACTAACCAGCAAGGGCTTTCAGAAAGTAACGAACAGAGATCACGACTGGTTTTTCTTTGTTGATCCCCACACGGGAGAAGTATACACCCAAATAAGAACAAAACTCAGCAGGGGCAAAAAGTACAAAACACTGTCTGATGACCTCCTTCAGAAGATAAGGCGACAACTAAAGTTTGAAAACAAAAAACAGTTCACTGACTACATTAAATGCACTTATACCCATGTAGATCACTACAACAGCCTAAAACAAAGGGGACTAATTTAGGTTCCTTTTCTCCCCTATTGCTTATGTTTCGATCTGGCAGACTACTCTAAGTACTATATAGAAATCGCACCGTCTCTTGGAGATCTTATATTGAGGCTTTATGTGAAATGAATACCCTCTCTCTTTTTACGTATTTTTCGCAAACCTTATTTATAGAAAAACCCACCAATTTTGTAGTGATTTGGGGGTTAATGCTATGAGCACCTTTTGAGGTGAGCATATGATCAACCAAGATACTTCAAACGCTAAAATCATCGAACCACTAGCGAAATTCCACGCACGGCTTGACTCAACATAAAGTATTTAAAACATTAAATCAAAACCCAAAATGAAGAGGGCGGTCACGCCCCTACAGAAGCAACCGGTAGGTTGCGACCCAAAGCCCCTAAGGGCCCGCTCAGAAGGGTCGCATTGGGAGGGCGGTCACGCCCCCACACTAACCCTTTTCACATCCACCAATGCTCTTTTCTTGGAATCCTACTCACAACAACTAAACCATCACCATAGAGCTTTGAAAGAATAATCTGGAAGTACCCCTCAAAATCAAACGCTTTCTTCGAAGGCGATCCCCTCAACCTCCGAGAAATCACGTAAGAAACAGCATCAGCAACCTGCAAACCCAAATGCTGGTACGAATGCGCAAAAAGCGGCGGCAGAATAGTATAAAAAGAAGTAGCATCCCGTCCAAGAAGCGGATCATATCCTCCCCGGATGACCGCCTCAATAAGACTATCCCTCGTCCTATCCCTCTCCACCCTCACAGAATCATCAATAACCCAAAGCAAAAATTCATAACCCTCAGTCATCAACTTAACACGAAGAAAATGCTCCACCATGTCTGCAAGCACCTTAAATGCATACGCATGAGCAAGCCTTCCAAGCTGATTACGGGAAAAACCAGAATTCAAAGCCAAAACCTTAGGCTTATCAACGACAACGGACATAATATACAACCCCTCAAACTCACTCAGAATCCCAAATAAACCATCAAGAAGCCCAACCCTCTTTTCAAGAGGCACCCCTGTATAGTTCTTATTTCCGTGAACAATCTCCTTAGTGTGAATCTCCACAGACCACTTATCCCTAGGAAGGACCATCCTCTTTAGACCCTCAATCTCATGATAAAGAGAACTAACCTTAGACTCATGAACAACCACAGCCGAAATCACATAAAGAGGCTCCTGCCTAACGTCCTTTTCCCAAAACTTCGGCTTCCCACTCTCATCAACAAAAGCAAACCACATCCAGCCTGCCCCCCAAACACTCTCGTCCCAATAATCCACAAAATGTTTTAATACTTTCCCGACAATCCCCGAAATAGCTTTTAACAAACACAAACCCGAGGTGACCCCATGAACGACAGCGACAACGCTAAAATCATCGAACCACTAGCGAAATTCCACGCAGAAACAGACACTCAGGGGAGATTTTATTTTCCAAAAGCTACAGCTAAGAGGTACTCTATTGAGGTTAATGACTATGTCGACCTAATTGTCAGAGTGATAGATCAATCAGGCTCTGTTTCCCATCGTGCAAGAATTCTTGTCAGAGTTTCATCGAACAGACTCATCCATATTCCACGGGCTTTCTACAAAATGGCCGGCGGTCCCAAGATGCTCGTTGAGGTAATCCTTATTGGTCATTATACCGCCGATGACTTGTTAAGTCCGACAGGAAAGAAGCTCATCTCATTGTTCAAAAACAAATTCCAGCCCATTTCTATGGAAGAGGAGATGAGCTTACTCCAAGAAGCCTTGCGGAATTAGACATGTGTTCATTTCTAGATACTAATCTTAAAAGTAATAATTCCGTAAGTTATTTATTATTTAACTTCCAAAGCATCAACAGGTGAGAACATGCAAACCACACTCTTGACCGAAGAACCCCTACGAGAATCCATTCATAGAATGGACAAGAGGGAGCTCAATAAGTTAATGAGAACCTTAATAGCTGATGCCGAAGCCTCGGCAAGCGAGATCCTCCTACTCACCACCCCTCAAGAAATAATAGAAGTCAGCGAAGGCCTCGGCGTCCCACTGACAACAAAAGAAGAACAGCTCCAAGAAATGAGGGAAATAATACAGGAATACCAGCAGGAATACGGCTCCAAAGAACACCTCAAAGAACTGGCCAAAACCAACCCCCACCTCAGCATAATCCTCGAAACCTGGATCCACTATGAGGAACTCCTGCGAAAGGAGGGCCGTCTGTGAGCAGAATCCCCCTGGTAGTGGCTATTTTCGAAGATAAACATTCAAAAGCACTCCCTCCTCGGGACAAAGCCTTCAAACTCCTCCTGAGCAACACAACTTTTCTCAAAAACATCGAACGCAGGCTAACCCGCTACGAAATAATTGATAGGGTAGAATTCAAACCCCGTCCTCCAGTCACACCAGACGACAACTTAGAGTACCAGGCCAGAATAACCTTCACAACCGGCCACGTCCTCTACATCATCGACCGCTTCATCGAGCATAACTGCAACAACAGAACAATCTACCAGCGCAAATTCTCGGCATACTTAAGAGACTCACACGGCCACGAGATTGTAGGATGGGACAACTTCCACGACGAACCAACATTCCAATCCTGGCCCCTCCACATGCACGGCAGAGGCCACACACAACCAATACCAAGCAAAGAACAAAGCCTGCCAGAAATAATGCAGGCCGTAATAACCAAACACATCACACCCCTACTTCTCGCCCGGCACATCCCCTGATAATCTAAAGAACCCACTTCTAAAACCTACAAAACGACAAACCTTATTTATTCCCAAAACCCAACAGTAAACAACCGCTAAAATCCAGCCCGAGGTGAGCCCCTAGACAACTGCCAAGAACTATTAGTGAAGAAAAAGTAGAAACTACCGTATAATTATTTTCCTCCTGGAGTCTTTGATAATAATCTCCTTGGAAGGACCTTTCCTTTTAATGTCTCCCTCAAGAACAATGACCTTTGCGCCAAGTCTCCGGAGTTTCTTTATATACTTGTCAATGTCAACATTGGCTCCAACATCAAGGATCACCGCGATAACCTCGTCAAAATACTCAACATAGTCCAAGACCTGCCCCACAAGACGCTGGAGCTTACTCCGACTCTCAGCAATCTTGAGTTCAATCCCAACATTGCCATCAATAGCAATATCAATCTTCTGATCTCCAACAGGATACTGGCGGACAACACGCCTCCCAAGGCGTGCCCTAAGGTACTGATAAAGCTGCTTTTCAAGATCCTCTTCATCCCTCACAGTTTCCGGCTCGAAATCAAAGAGAATATCTACAACATCAAGTTCGGGCTGATGGTTGTCCTCTTCAAGTGAATACCCTCCAAGCTCCTCTCCACCAAGAGATTCAACAGTCTCAGACTCAAGCTCAATGGAAGCAATCTCATGAGATTCCTCTCCAAAAAGTTGAGCCTTGTATTCCTCAAGCTCTTTCTGCTTCTGCTCCTTGAAGGCCTTTAGAGCCTCATTGGCCTCTTCAAGCCACTTCGTGAAGTGCTGAACTACATGCCGAGACTTTACCTTATACCTCTTCGCGACCTCGGCGACTTCCTCCACGGTTAAATGACTTGCCACAACATCAATCAGCTCGTCTTTGTTCCTTATTTTGTAACGGCGTTCCTCCCCATTCACTATTTGTGTTCGGTAAGTAGGAATACCTTTAGCAGCACAAACAGCCTCAAGCTGCCTCATCTTAAGCTGAGAAAGAATTTCTCGCTTAGCCTCAAACTCCTTTCTCGTAACTTCTTCTTTAAATCTTCTCTCTGCCTCTGCAATTTCCCGTTTAATCTCAAGCGCCTTGGCGCGATACCTCGCTTCCTTGGCGGCTTTATCCATTGCCTTTTTAGTGGCTTCTCCAACTTTCTTAAAGAAGTCGCCGAATCCCATGAGCACCACCATTTATTCCTTACGTAAAAATTACTCAAAAGGAAATTAAAAGGATTGTGGGTAATTCACGCTAAGGGTAAAAATCCCACCCACGGGAAATTTTCTCAAACCTTTTAAACATTCATACCGTAAGAATAATTCGTAAAACCAGCACCAACAAGAGGTGAGTCAATGAAAGACACCAAAGAACCACTCGCAAAGTTTCAAGCAAAGGTAAACAAAGACGGCCGTATTACTATCCCTCGGCCAATCCTTGAAACCTTCGGGCTAAAGCAAAATGACTATATTAAAGTCCTAATAAGAAAAATTGGGATCTCAGGTAAAACAATCGTCGTAACCGCTCAAGCAGTTTTAGCGGTTAAAATTGGGAGAAATGGAGCTATAACACTTCCCAAAAAGCTAATGCGGGAGTTTGAACTAAAAGAAAACGAACCGGTTGAAGTCATAATTTTAGACTACTACAAATTTGAGGAGTTGGTAAGCGAAAAGGGTAGGGAACTTTTATCCAAGCTTCAAGCACGGAACAACTACAAAGTTCTCCCAACTGACTCCTCATACCTAAACGAGATAGGCATAATATACAGATATCTTTTTTGAACGTTTAATATATACATATATATATTAATTCCTGAAAAAGAAGAAAGAAGAAAAGAGATATAGTATGTTTTCTTCCCTCTGAGAGCTTCTTTTTTAGAGGTTGAATTTTTGTATCTAAAAATTCGCACTAATTTAACTAAGAAAAGTAACAGAGTTTGGCCAAAATCCAGCGTTTTTAGAGCTTTGCATTTCTGTGCATTTAGCTACTTTTAAAAGTTGCAAAATCGAAACCCCTAAATTATTATTGCTAATAGTATTCCGGCTTAATTTATGTATCCAAAAATTAGGCTGTAACAATTTTGCCCAACGCTGAACTTTTCCAGCCACACAAACCTTTTAAACTTTCCTTCCGTATGGTTTATGGTAAAATTAACCATATGGTAAATACAACCATAAAAGAGGTGGCTAAGATGCCGAGAACTCGGAAGTATAATGCCGTCAGGCGTGTTGAGTTCCTCCTTCCGCCTGAGAAAGTCGAAGAGATGGAAGAAGCCAAGGGACGGAAAGCTTGGGGTGAGTTCATTTGGGAGCTTTGGGAGTTCTGGAAAGCCCACAATCTAGAGACTTCTTGACGGTGTTGTCGATGCCGAGAAGAAACTACCAGCGACGCACAGCGGGCCCTGGACGGCCACGCAAATATGGAGAGGACATGAAGAAATTCCAAGCACCAGTTCCCGAATCTACCCACGATAGACTCTACGCTCTGAAAGAAAGGCTTGGCGTCCCATTCTCAGAGCTCCTCACTTGGCTTGTGGACCTTGCCGAGGGAAAGATTGATGAGGTGGAACTGAAAGCGAAGGTCAAACACCTCATGGAAGCTCTTGAACAGGAGCGGAAGGAGAAAGATAAACTGTTGCAAGAATATGAGCGCCTGGTCAGAGATTACGAGAAGCTTCAGCTTAAGTTTGAGGATTGTTGCAAGAAGCTTCAGGAACAGCTTGAGAAGTCTGGTGCGATTCCTGCCCGTGAGCGTGAGGCCCGCGACCTTCGTGATGAGGTTCAGAGGGTCCTCTCAATGTACCCGGAGCTCAAGCTCCTCGAACTGTTCAGGAGGCTTGGTTATTCGGAGAAGGGCGAGGCGTTGATGAAGAAGGCGGAAGCGTTTCAGAAGCGTTGGTTTGTGCTTGAGGGTAAGGTTTTCGTTTCTAAGGAGCTCGGCCTCGTTCTTGAGCCTTCGCATGAGGTCGGTCTCCTCGGCTGGAAGGTTAGGAAGCTGGAGGTGATGTCGGATGTCTGAGGAGTTGAAGGAGCTGGTAAGTCTGTTTGGGGTGTCGAAGCCGGTTGTTTCGGTCTGCGGGGACAACCTGTCCGAGGTCCTCGCGGAAGCGAAGAGGCAGGAGAAGGAGTTTTGGGCTTGGGTTTCGGAGGAGGTGAAGCAGGCCCGCCCTTCAGAAAGCCTTGGGGACGTGGTAGCGTGGCTTGAGCGCGAAAGGGCCAGGGCGGAGAATGCCAGGTTTTCGTATTCTCTCAGGAATGAGCCCCTGAAAGCTGCGTACGAGGAGGGGCGGCTTGAGGTCATAAACGAAGTTCTGAGAAGGCTCAGGAGGGTTGGAGCATGAAGGTTGACAGGAACAGGTTCTTGGAGCTGAAAGAGGCGGTCGACCTTCTTGCGCTTGAGGTGGAAAGCAACCATGCGCGCTATTTGCTAAGGCTGGCTTCAACCCTGATAGTTGATGCGCTTGAAAACGAAGAGCTGGAGGGTCGCTCATGACGGAGATTGTTCTTAAGAGGACGAAGAAAAAGCCGACTCGGAGCTTCTCTCTTGACTCGCTTAAAGTCTACGAGAAGTATCTTTACACGGATACGGGGGAGGTTGGCCGTTGGAATGTAGCGTTCTGGATTGCAATTGAGAAGGGCCAGCCCGCTCCAAGGGAGATCATCATCAATGTTGAACGCTAGGAGGGTCGCTCATGAGGGATTGGTCTGCTCTCCGTGTGCGCGCTCTTGAGCTCGCTAGGCGGGGTTGGGTCAGCCCCTCGGAACTCGCGCGGGAGTTGCACATTGACCTCAGTGACGCTCAGGCTCTGCTGGACGACCTGACCAGGCGCGGCCTCGTCTTCAGGGACGGGCCGCTTGCAATTGCAAGGGAGGGGTGGGCATGAGTTGGCTGGCGGTTCTTGATGCCTTCCCGGAGGAATTTGAGATTAAGCTCATAGACTTGGCAGAAGTCCAGCAAATCCTCATCATGAACAGTCTGTACGGTGAGCGCGAGCACATTGAACTCGACTTGCTCCTCAGGGGTGGGGAGAAGGTTCATGTTGCGGATCTACCGCTCAGTGCGGACGTTGAGAGGATTGTCAAGCAGTTGAACCTCGAAGTCAGAAAGAGCAAGAGTGGTAAGGGTGACTTGGCAATTTTCAAGGTCGAAGAGTCCGGCCTGAGTCGTTTCAGCTTCTCAGAGTTGGCTTCTCTGAAGGCCTTCGCAAGGCAAGAGCAGGGGGTGAGAGCATGACTTTCCGCCCTGCTGTGAAGCATCTTTCTCTCCCGGAAGAAGTTCAGGCCAAGTGGCAGGAGGCCATCGAGGAGTTCAACGCCCTCAAGGTTCAAGTCCTTATCGATGACGACGAGTTGCCTGAGAACGCGACCAATGTCCTTGAGCTGGAGCGCCTGCAGACCGTCCTGGAGGACGCGCCCGCGCCGAGCAGGGTCTACGTGGATGGGAAGGTCTACAAGGTGAAGCTGAGGAAGCGGGTTTCTCGCGAGGAGTACAAGGCGCTCATGGGTGAGCTGGAGAAGCTTGGAAGAGCGTGGTGGGACAGGAATGAGCGCGTGATAAAGGTGCTCAGGTACGAGGAGGCTGAGGCAGGGGAAGAAGTTCTCGAGGTGGAGGAGATCGTCGTCGCGCCCAAGGAGGTGGAAGCTTGAATATTGATTCCCTTATTACCTCGGTGTCAGATGATGTGAACGAGCTTCCAGAACCCATTAAACGCCATATTGAGGAGATAACTTCAAGTGAGTACACTCATCGAGACGGCGAGGTTCACGTGACTGAACTCCTGTACTGCCTCCGCAAGGCCTATTACAGGCGCATGGCTGAGAAGAACGGGGAAAATGTCGAGAAAGAGCTTAAGAACAGGTGGTGGCTGTACCGGGGAGTGGTCTTTGATGGGCTATGGACTGGATTATTCCCTAAAAACCAGGTCCGCATAACCCACCGTATTCCTGACGGACCGGTGATAGCAGGCAAGATTGATTTTATCTACGATGACACGGTTTATGACCTAAAGACTATCAGCAATGAATATGCCGTCCGTGACGGCCCGAAGGGGGAGCACGTGAAGCAGGTCCTCTTCTATGCTTGGGTGAACAACACTCCAAAGGCCGGCCTGATCTATGTCTGGCTTGGAGGTGTCAAGATTTTCCTCATCGACACTTCAAGGGGCTATGAGGTTGTCAAGGAGCTTGAGGAACGTGCTATGAAGCTTTGGACAGCACTTAGGAAGATGGAACCGCCGGAGCGGGAGGAAAGCTGGCAGTGCAAATACTGCGAGTTCAAAGACATTTGCCTCGGGGGTGAGAGCTGATGGCCTCCAGAACCGCTTTCGTCTATGATTCTTCTCTTCCACTCAGACAGCTGGAGCAGTTCTTTATCCGCCATTCCAAGGATGTGTTCAACCGCCTGGAATTCAGCAGGGCTTTGGAGGAGGCCAGGAGCCTCGCCGAGGGCAGGCACTTCCTCAAGGTCATGGACATTGACGCCTTAGTGGTTGTTGATAACGAAATCCGGGCTGGCTTTGAGA comes from the Thermococcus thioreducens genome and includes:
- a CDS encoding DUF3800 domain-containing protein produces the protein MDYWDESVWGAGWMWFAFVDESGKPKFWEKDVRQEPLYVISAVVVHESKVSSLYHEIEGLKRMVLPRDKWSVEIHTKEIVHGNKNYTGVPLEKRVGLLDGLFGILSEFEGLYIMSVVVDKPKVLALNSGFSRNQLGRLAHAYAFKVLADMVEHFLRVKLMTEGYEFLLWVIDDSVRVERDRTRDSLIEAVIRGGYDPLLGRDATSFYTILPPLFAHSYQHLGLQVADAVSYVISRRLRGSPSKKAFDFEGYFQIILSKLYGDGLVVVSRIPRKEHWWM
- a CDS encoding toxin-antitoxin system TumE family protein; this translates as MSRIPLVVAIFEDKHSKALPPRDKAFKLLLSNTTFLKNIERRLTRYEIIDRVEFKPRPPVTPDDNLEYQARITFTTGHVLYIIDRFIEHNCNNRTIYQRKFSAYLRDSHGHEIVGWDNFHDEPTFQSWPLHMHGRGHTQPIPSKEQSLPEIMQAVITKHITPLLLARHIP
- a CDS encoding PDDEXK family nuclease, whose amino-acid sequence is MLMGFGDFFKKVGEATKKAMDKAAKEARYRAKALEIKREIAEAERRFKEEVTRKEFEAKREILSQLKMRQLEAVCAAKGIPTYRTQIVNGEERRYKIRNKDELIDVVASHLTVEEVAEVAKRYKVKSRHVVQHFTKWLEEANEALKAFKEQKQKELEEYKAQLFGEESHEIASIELESETVESLGGEELGGYSLEEDNHQPELDVVDILFDFEPETVRDEEDLEKQLYQYLRARLGRRVVRQYPVGDQKIDIAIDGNVGIELKIAESRSKLQRLVGQVLDYVEYFDEVIAVILDVGANVDIDKYIKKLRRLGAKVIVLEGDIKRKGPSKEIIIKDSRRKIIIR
- a CDS encoding AbrB/MazE/SpoVT family DNA-binding domain-containing protein, whose product is MKDTKEPLAKFQAKVNKDGRITIPRPILETFGLKQNDYIKVLIRKIGISGKTIVVTAQAVLAVKIGRNGAITLPKKLMREFELKENEPVEVIILDYYKFEELVSEKGRELLSKLQARNNYKVLPTDSSYLNEIGIIYRYLF
- a CDS encoding coiled-coil domain-containing protein produces the protein MPRRNYQRRTAGPGRPRKYGEDMKKFQAPVPESTHDRLYALKERLGVPFSELLTWLVDLAEGKIDEVELKAKVKHLMEALEQERKEKDKLLQEYERLVRDYEKLQLKFEDCCKKLQEQLEKSGAIPAREREARDLRDEVQRVLSMYPELKLLELFRRLGYSEKGEALMKKAEAFQKRWFVLEGKVFVSKELGLVLEPSHEVGLLGWKVRKLEVMSDV
- a CDS encoding MarR family transcriptional regulator, with protein sequence MRDWSALRVRALELARRGWVSPSELARELHIDLSDAQALLDDLTRRGLVFRDGPLAIAREGWA
- a CDS encoding PD-(D/E)XK nuclease family protein, encoding MNELPEPIKRHIEEITSSEYTHRDGEVHVTELLYCLRKAYYRRMAEKNGENVEKELKNRWWLYRGVVFDGLWTGLFPKNQVRITHRIPDGPVIAGKIDFIYDDTVYDLKTISNEYAVRDGPKGEHVKQVLFYAWVNNTPKAGLIYVWLGGVKIFLIDTSRGYEVVKELEERAMKLWTALRKMEPPEREESWQCKYCEFKDICLGGES